The Microlunatus antarcticus genome window below encodes:
- a CDS encoding glycine--tRNA ligase translates to MAPTTLDNVISLCKRRGFVFPSGEIYGGTRSAWDYGPLGTELKENIKRQWWRSVVQSRDDVVGLDSSVILPRQVWVASGHVGVFTDPLVECLHCHKRFRADHLQEGYAEKHKVDDPDTVELTSVPCPNCGTRGQWTAPRDFNMMLKTYLGPVEDESGLHYLRPETAQGIFVNFANVVQTTRKKPPFGIGQVGKSFRNEITPGNFIFRTREFEQMEMEFFVVPGTDEEWHQYWIDERTRWYTDLGVDAANLRHFEHPAEKLSHYSKRTVDIEYRFGFAGSEWGELEGVANRTDFDLKTHSEHSGNDLSYFDQASGDRFVPYVIEPAAGLTRSLMAFLIDAYTEDEAPNTKGGVDKRTVLKLDPRLAPVKAAVLPLSRNEALSPKARDLAAELRKSWNVDFDDAQAIGRRYRRQDEIGTPFCVTVDFDTLEDDAVTIRSRDEMTQERVALDQVVAYLGARLPGC, encoded by the coding sequence GTGGCCCCCACGACCCTCGACAACGTCATCAGCCTGTGCAAGCGCCGGGGCTTCGTCTTCCCCTCGGGCGAGATCTACGGCGGGACGCGGTCGGCCTGGGACTACGGCCCGCTGGGCACCGAGCTCAAGGAGAACATCAAGCGCCAGTGGTGGCGCAGCGTCGTGCAGAGCCGCGACGACGTCGTCGGCCTCGACTCCTCGGTGATCCTGCCGCGCCAGGTCTGGGTCGCCTCGGGCCACGTCGGCGTGTTCACCGACCCGCTGGTCGAGTGCCTCCACTGCCACAAGCGGTTCCGCGCGGACCACCTGCAGGAGGGCTACGCGGAGAAGCACAAGGTCGACGACCCCGACACCGTCGAGCTGACCTCGGTGCCGTGCCCCAACTGCGGCACGCGCGGGCAGTGGACCGCGCCGCGCGACTTCAACATGATGCTCAAGACCTACCTCGGCCCGGTCGAGGACGAGTCCGGGCTGCACTACCTGCGCCCGGAGACCGCGCAGGGCATCTTCGTCAACTTCGCCAACGTCGTGCAGACCACGCGCAAGAAGCCGCCGTTCGGCATCGGCCAGGTCGGCAAGAGCTTCCGCAACGAGATCACGCCCGGCAACTTCATCTTCCGCACCCGCGAGTTCGAGCAGATGGAGATGGAGTTCTTCGTCGTGCCCGGCACCGACGAGGAGTGGCACCAGTACTGGATCGACGAGCGCACCCGCTGGTACACCGACCTCGGCGTCGACGCGGCCAACCTGCGCCACTTCGAGCACCCGGCGGAGAAGCTGTCGCACTACTCCAAGCGCACGGTCGACATCGAGTACCGCTTCGGCTTCGCCGGCAGCGAGTGGGGCGAGCTGGAGGGCGTCGCCAACCGGACCGACTTCGACCTCAAGACCCACTCGGAGCACTCCGGCAACGACCTGTCCTACTTCGACCAGGCGAGCGGCGACCGCTTCGTCCCGTACGTGATCGAGCCGGCGGCGGGGCTGACCCGCTCGCTGATGGCGTTCCTCATCGACGCGTACACCGAGGACGAGGCGCCGAACACCAAGGGCGGCGTCGACAAGCGCACCGTGCTCAAGCTCGACCCGCGCCTCGCGCCGGTCAAGGCCGCCGTGCTGCCGCTGTCGCGCAACGAGGCCCTGTCGCCCAAGGCGCGCGACCTCGCGGCCGAGCTGCGCAAGAGCTGGAACGTCGACTTCGACGACGCCCAGGCCATCGGGCGCCGCTACCGCCGTCAGGACGAGATCGGGACCCCCTTCTGCGTCACGGTCGACTTCGACACCCTCGAGGACGACGCGGTCACGATCCGCTCCCGTGACGAGATGACCCAGGAGCGTGTCGCGCTCGACCAGGTCGTCGCGTACCTCGGCGCGCGGCTCCCGGGCTGCTGA